A stretch of DNA from Noviherbaspirillum sedimenti:
CTCTGCCCCAGGCTGCCGATATGGACGGCTTCAGCCGCCGCCTGTTCGACAGCTATCGCATCCAGACGCGGCGTGATTTTTCGCGCGATGTCGGTTATAGCCATATGCATGAGGGCGTCTTCAACACCCTCGACCATGTGCTGGTGTCGAAGGAATTCCATCCCGACTGGCCGGATGCGGTCGGCGCGGTGATGGAAGTGCTGTACCTGAACGACCATGTCCAGCTGAGCCTGCCGCAGGCTTCCGACCACGGCGCCGTGCTGGTCAGGCTGGCCCTGCATGATGCGACTTTGCCGGCGGCTGCGCCGGCGAGTTTGCCCTTGCCTTGAGGCTTGCTCAGGCGCGCTCAGCCGCGCGGATGATGTTGCGCATGCAGCAGCTTCAGGCGCTCGCGCGCGACATGGGTATAGATCTGCGTGGTTGAAATATCGGCATGGCCCAGCAGCAGCTGCACCACGCGCAGGTCGGCGCCATGATTCAGCAGATGCGTGGCGAAGGCGTGGCGCAAGGTGTGCGGCGACAGCGGCGCGTTGATATCGGCCTTCTGCGCGTATTTCTTGATCAGGGTCCAGAACATCTGCCGCGTCATGGCGCCGCCACGGGCTGTGACGAACAGCGCATCGTCGCCCTGGCCGTTCAGGATCGCCGCCCGGGCGTCTTTCAGGTAACGCTCGATCCAGCCGCGCGCTTCCTCGCCGAAGGGCACCAATCGGGTCTTGTTGCCCTTGCCGGTAATGCGCAGCACGCCCTCGTTCATGCCGACCTCGACCGATTTGAGCAGCACCAGTTCGGACACGCGCAAGCCGCTGGCATACATCAGTTCCAGCATGGTGCGGTCGCGCAAACCGAGCGGCGTGGCGACATCCGGGGCAGAAAGCAGCGCCTCGACCTGGGCTTCCGACAAGGTCTTGGGGAAACGCGGCGGCTGTTTGGCCGACTGCATGTGCAGGCAGGGATCGGCGGCGATCCTGTTCTGCCGTAGCGCCATCTGGTAAAAACGCTTCAATACCGCCAGGCGCCGGTTGGCCGATGTGGCCTTGGTGTCGGCATGCCGGGCGGCGAAATAGGCGTGCAGGTCTTCCGCCTGCGCGGCGTGCACGTGGCGGTCGCGCTCAGCCCGCAGCCAGGAGGCGAACAGGCGCATGTCGCGC
This window harbors:
- the xerD gene encoding site-specific tyrosine recombinase XerD, encoding MPAADQAAIDEFCDILWLEDGLAKNTLEAYRRDMRLFASWLRAERDRHVHAAQAEDLHAYFAARHADTKATSANRRLAVLKRFYQMALRQNRIAADPCLHMQSAKQPPRFPKTLSEAQVEALLSAPDVATPLGLRDRTMLELMYASGLRVSELVLLKSVEVGMNEGVLRITGKGNKTRLVPFGEEARGWIERYLKDARAAILNGQGDDALFVTARGGAMTRQMFWTLIKKYAQKADINAPLSPHTLRHAFATHLLNHGADLRVVQLLLGHADISTTQIYTHVARERLKLLHAQHHPRG